The Apium graveolens cultivar Ventura chromosome 3, ASM990537v1, whole genome shotgun sequence sequence TTGCTGCTAATCCATCTGCTCTTGCTGCTCATCGTCCAAATATTCGTCGAGAACGACCTTGGTGTACTCACTGCAACAAAGTTGGTCACACTAAAGAAACATGTTGGGTAATCCATGGTAAGCCAAGTGACTGGAAACCTCGCTCTTTTAACCAATCTTCTACTGAACAGAAGCCTCGTACACCCAACCAGCCTCGTCCAGGAAATCGAGCTTTCACTGCTGCTGCCTCCTCCTCAACCGAGTCTTATTCCTTCTCTGAAGCTCAAATAAACCAACTTCGTCAACTGCTCAATTCTTCTTCCACTCCATCAGCTGCACCcgaattttctaatcctgaaaAACAAGGTAATTCTGCCGCCCTCACTGTTCAAAACTCTCATTGGATAGTGGATTCAGGTGCTTCCGACCACATGACTGGTCAATCAGATAAGTTTATCACGTACATACCTTGCCCAGGTAATCAAAAAATTAAAGTGGCAGATGGTTCACTTTCCTCTGTTGCTGGTAAATGAACTATATATTTGTCACCTTCCATCATCCTTAAAGATGTTCTTCATGTCCCTAATCTATCTTGTAATCTTCTTTCTGTTAGTAAAATAACTCAAGACCAAAAGTGCTTTGCCTCTTTCTCACCACTTCATTGTACTTTTCAGTATATGTCATCGGGGAAGATGATTGGGAATGCGAAGGTGTGTAGTGGGCTGTATTACTTTGATACTTCTCCTCATGCTCAAGTGAATAATGTTTTTATTTCTAGTTGTGTTTCTTCTGGTAATAATGATATTATGCGATGGCATTATAGACTAGGCCACCCGAGTTTTCCATATTTAAAGTACCTGTTTCCCAAGTTGTTTCTGAATAAAAACTTGAGCATGTTTAAATGTGAAATTTGTCAATTGGCTAAACATACTCGTGCTGTTTTCCGTTCTATTCCTTACAAATCAACTCAGCCCTTTACTTTAATTCATAGTGACATCTGGGGACCATCTAGAATGACAAACACTTCAAATACAAGATGGTTTATTATCTTTATTGATGATCACACACCTGTTAGTTGGGTATATCTTCTTAAAAACAAATCTGATGTTGCCTTGACATTCAAAAAATTTCATTCTATGATAAAAAACCAATTTAAAGCAAATCTTCAAATATTGCACACTGATAATGGAACGGAGTATTTCAACTCCATTCTAGGTGAATATCTTCTCTCTCATGGCATCATTCATAAAAGCTCTTGTACAGGTACACCCCAACAAAATGGGATTGCTGAACGCAAAAATAGACACATATTGGAAACCGCTAGAGCCCTCTTGTTAACAACTTCAGTTCCAAAATATTTTTGGGGGGAGGCTATCCTTACTGCTACATACCTTATCAATCGAATGCCATCTCGAGTGCTAAAATATCATACTCCACTCTCCATACTTCTTAAAACATATCCAAATACACAACTTATTTCTCAGCTTCCACTAAAAACATTTGGATGTACTTCTTATGTTCATACACTTGGTCCAAATCAATCCAAATTTGATCCCCGAGCCCTGAAATGCATTTTTTTAGGTTATAGTACTACAAAAAAGGGGTACAAGTGCTATCATCCTCCTACTCGTCGTATGTATGTCACATTTGACGTTACATTCAATGAAGAACAACCTTTTTATCCCAACTCTTCACTTCACGGAGGGAATGTCAGTGATGTTTCTAGTTGGAATACTTGTCTTCCTAAAGTTATTCCTAATATCTTAGAAAATGATATAAGTCTTGTTGAGCAACTACCACCATCTCAGTTGTCTAAAGCTAAGGAAATCTTAGTTTACTCTCGGCGACAAAAGAATCATCAAGTAATACAGTCAACTGCTACTCCAACATCTCATGAGTCTAACCTAGAGACTAATCCCAATGTAAGTGATCACTTGCTTGTCCCTATTGCATCTGATTTTCTAATTAATGAGCCTTCAGGTATAAATGGGCATGAGCTTGAGCTACCAATTTCAAAACGAAAAGGTGTTCGAACTTGTACTCAACATCCAATATCCAAATATGTGTGCTACAGCAGAATAGCCCCCCACTATAGATCTTTCCTGGCCAAAGTTGATCAAGTActaattccaaaaaatatttctGAAGCTCTATCACACAAAGAATGGAGGAAAGCGGTGTATGAAGAAATCAGGGCACTAGAAGCTAACAACACATGGTCTATAGTCAAGCAACCTACGAACAAACATGTGGTAGGGTGCAAATGGGTATTTACAGTGAAACATAAAGCTGATGGAACAATAGAACGatataaagcaaggctggttgcgaAAGGGTTCACTCAAAAATATGGTGTGGACTACAATGAGACATTTGCCCCAGTTACAAAATTAAACACGGTGATAGTTCTATTATCTATTGCAGCAAATCTTGACTGGCCCTTACAACAACTAGATGTTAAGAATGCTTTTCTTAACGGATATTTGGAAGAGGAAATTTTCATGAAAATTCCTCCAGGTTTTGAAAAAAGATATGGAATATGAAATGTTTGCCGTCTGAAAAAATCTATCTACGGTTTGAAACAATCTCCTTTGGTATGGTTTAAAAGGTTTAAACAAGTGATGCAAAGGCACAAATACAAACAGGCTCAATCAGATCACACCTTATTCTTCAAACACTCAAGTGAGGGTAAGATAAGTATTCTCATTGTCTATGTTTATGAAATAATAATAACAGGTGATGATCATATAGAGCATGGAAACCTTAAAGATATGTTAGCCCAGGAGTTTGAAGTAAAGGATCTTGGTCCAATGAAGTAATTTCTAGGAATGGAAGTTGCAAGAACAAAACAAGGAATTGTGATATCTCAAAGAAAATATATTCTCGATCTTATCAAATAAACTGGAATGAGTGGATGTAAACCTGCGGCAACACCTGTTGAACCCAAAAGCACGTTTAAACAAGTGAAAAATGGAACTCCAGTTGACAAAGGAATGTACCAACGACTGGTGGGAAAATTGATCTACCTATCTCATACAAGGCCCGACATTGCATTTGCCGTAAGCCTGGTTAGTCAATACATGCATGATCCTCTAGAAAAACACCAGGAAGCTGTATATAGAATTTTGCGGTATCTCAAGAAAACACCAGGGAATGGATTATTGTTTAAAAAGAATGCAGATCGTAGTGTTGAAGCCTTTACAGATGCGGACTGGGCAGGATCAGTTGAAGACAGAAGATCGACAACTGGGTATTGCACTAAAGTCTGGGGGAACCTGGTCACTTGGAGGAGTAAGAAACAATCAGTGGTAGCTCGTAGCAGTGCTGAAGCAGAACTTAGAGCTCTTGCTCAAGGTATATGCGAGTTGATTTGGATTAAA is a genomic window containing:
- the LOC141711252 gene encoding secreted RxLR effector protein 161-like, yielding MSGCKPAATPVEPKSTFKQVKNGTPVDKGMYQRLVGKLIYLSHTRPDIAFAVSLVSQYMHDPLEKHQEAVYRILRYLKKTPGNGLLFKKNADRSVEAFTDADWAGSVEDRRSTTGYCTKVWGNLVTWRSKKQSVVARSSAEAELRALAQGICELIWIKRLLKELKMRITEPLRLFCDNKSAINMAHNPVHHDRTKHVEIDRHFIKENIEEKELCIVYITSRLQQADILTKGLPTDSFNELVRKLGMWNLYALA